The sequence below is a genomic window from Acidobacteriota bacterium.
TACCAATCGCGCGGCCATTTTTGGCTCGAGCGGCGACGAAAGAGTGGGTAAAAGCCAGTATTTATGGGGTCTCAGCCTTGGTATTGGCAAAAGTGTGAATCGATTCACACTTTTTATTGGGTAATTCTTGGTAAAGTTTGGTGAAACGTTATCTTACACAAAAGTTCCACTTGCGGGGCTCCGATTCTGAAGCAAAAAAGCCGCTGCGTGAGATCCGCAGCGGCTTCTATTTTCTGACAAATATCGACCGGTTTAGAGGTCACCGTTCAGGTACTGTTTGTAGAGTTTCTTCTGCTCCTCAGTTGCTCCCGAGATGACTGAGAAATCGTATTCCTGTCTCTTATCACTACCCAACACGAAATCGACATCGCGCAGCTTGTCGAACCGGAAGATCGTGAGCTTGACCTTGTCGTTTGGTTTCTTTTCATTCAGGTAGCTCGTCATGAACTGAGCACTTGCCCGATAGCCGTCGATCGCCACGATCTGGTCACCAGTGTTGAGGCCCTGATCGTAAGCCGGCGTTCCGGCCGAGATCGAGCCGGATGCTGAGAATTCCGTTGGCTTCCGCAGTGTCGGCTCCGATATATGCCTTGGAGGCATTCGGTGTCTTCATGTTCAGATTGAGCCCGAATGGGTTAGCGAACGCGTTGTAATCGATCTCAGCAACGCCGCGGACGTACTTCGCAAAGAGATCATCAAGACTCTTTCCGGCCATCGTTTCACATGCCTTCTGATAGTCGGCGGGCGTATAGTTCTTGCCTTTCTTGAAGAATTCCGTATAGAGATGCCGCATAACGTCGTCCAGCGATTTCGAACCGCCAGACGAAGCCCGGATCGCCAGATCGAGCATCATATTAACGATCTCGCCCTTGTCGTAGTAAGAGATCTGGTTGTTGACCGCGTTCTCATCAGGCCGGTAATACTTGATCCACGCATCGAAACTTGCGGATTCCACGCTGGTCTCGAGCCGGCCCGGCCGATTCTGCAGTGCCTGGATCCCAGCCGCTCGCTGACGTAGGAACTCCTTATCTGAGATAAGCCCGGCACGGACGAGAAGCAGATTCGAATAGTACTCAGTTCCACCCTCGGCGACCCAGAGAAGCTTGGTGTAGTTCTCGTTCTCGTAATCGAAAGGCCGAGAGCATCGGGGGCGGATGCGCTTGACGTTGAAATTGTGAAAATATTCATGTGCAACGAGGCCCAGAAAGCCCTTGTAGCGGGCGTCGGGCTTGAATCCGAATCGGTTCGTCTGAAGAGCAGTTGAGTTCAAAATGCTCCAAACCACCACCGCCGCGTGTATTTACAATGAACGTATAATTGTCATAAGCCAGCTCGCCAAATATCTTATAGCTCTCCTCAACGATCTTGGCCGTGTCTACAGCCAGCTTTTTCAGATCATAATTGCCCTCGCCGGTGATGACAAACCGGTGCGATTTTCCCCTGAACATCGAACTTGTATTCCTTGAAATCACTAACCTCAAATGGCGAATCATAAAGAACATCGTAGTTTTTCTGCCCTGAACGTATTTGCCTGGCTTCGACCGGCGGAAGGCCTGTTGCGACCGCCAATTACCGTACGGGTTAACCTTTACCGTCGATGGAGCAGCCAAATGATCTTTTACAAAGAACAATGCTGCTGAGTTATTCCAAAAGGCGTGTTCATCATTCACCTCGTTGGTTCGAACGGTCAATTCATTCGAATAAACAAGGTACTTCGCAACTATTTCCTTTGCGCCCTTGGTATCGATAGCCCAGGTATTTTTGTTCGATTTTGCCCACGTGAGCTCGTTGCCCGAGGCATCTTTGGCCGAGAAATTCTGCACGTGACGTGCATATTCCCGGATCAGGTAGCTGCCCGGCGTCCAGACCGGCATTTTCAGCTCGGCTTTCTCAGGCATTTGTGCCCATTTGACCTTCATCTCAACCTCGAGCAGATGGGTCCAGGGCTTGGACATCGAGACCGTATAGCTGATCTCAGGCGGAACCGCCTTAACAACGAAGCGCCGGCGTCGGCTTTTGAGCCGGCTTTTTTGAGCAGGTGTTTCCTGATTCATAGCAAATAAAAATGCGGCAAGCAGAACAAGAACAATCGTGGATTTGAACATTCGATATATATCTCCGGCAAGCTGTGGTTTACTGAAACAATAT
It includes:
- a CDS encoding PDZ domain-containing protein — encoded protein: MPPRHISEPTLRKPTEFSASGSISAGTPAYDQGLNTGDQIVAIDGYRASAQFMTSYLNEKKPNDKVKLTIFRFDKLRDVDFVLGSDKRQEYDFSVISGATEEQKKLYKQYLNGDL
- a CDS encoding M61 family metallopeptidase yields the protein MNSTALQTNRFGFKPDARYKGFLGLVAHEYFHNFNVKRIRPRCSRPFDYENENYTKLLWVAEGGTEYYSNLLLVRAGLISDKEFLRQRAAGIQALQNRPGRLETSVESASFDAWIKYYRPDENAVNNQISYYDKGEIVNMMLDLAIRASSGGSKSLDDVMRHLYTEFFKKGKNYTPADYQKACETMAGKSLDDLFAKYVRGVAEIDYNAFANPFGLNLNMKTPNASKAYIGADTAEANGILSIRLDLGRNAGLRSGPQHW